A single region of the Rhodococcus sp. W8901 genome encodes:
- a CDS encoding metal-sensitive transcriptional regulator gives MTGDEESIALVLNRLRRAQGQLAGVISMIENGRECKDVVTQLAAVSRALDRAGFKIVATGLRECLAGDGKASEPLTEAELEKLFLALA, from the coding sequence ATGACCGGAGACGAAGAGAGCATCGCCCTGGTGCTCAACCGACTGCGCCGCGCGCAGGGGCAGCTGGCGGGCGTCATCTCGATGATCGAGAACGGCCGCGAGTGCAAGGACGTCGTGACCCAGCTGGCCGCGGTGTCGCGGGCCCTGGACCGGGCCGGATTCAAGATCGTCGCCACCGGTCTGCGTGAGTGCCTGGCCGGCGACGGGAAGGCGTCCGAGCCGCTGACCGAGGCCGAACTGGAGAAGCTGTTCCTGGCACTGGCGTGA
- a CDS encoding rhodanese-like domain-containing protein translates to MREIDVTELESVLASGAPLVDVREADEFAGGHVPGAVSIPLSEFVARVDEVPADATVYMICAVGGRSGQAAEYLVARGVDAVNVAGGTMAWMQSGRAVDAGS, encoded by the coding sequence ATGCGTGAAATTGACGTGACCGAACTCGAATCGGTGTTGGCCTCGGGCGCCCCGCTCGTCGACGTCCGGGAGGCGGACGAGTTCGCCGGCGGGCACGTCCCGGGTGCCGTCTCGATCCCGCTGAGCGAGTTCGTCGCGCGCGTCGACGAGGTTCCCGCGGACGCCACCGTGTACATGATCTGCGCGGTCGGCGGCCGCAGCGGCCAGGCTGCCGAATACCTCGTGGCCCGCGGCGTCGACGCCGTCAACGTCGCCGGCGGCACCATGGCCTGGATGCAGTCCGGCCGCGCCGTCGACGCCGGCAGCTAG
- a CDS encoding MMPL family transporter — MTTTGQQRETAKSPPPSSESVGGPLARLGAAMAGNFKWVITAWLVLVVALGAAAPSVFNSLAGAGWQANGSESVQVRELAQEHFGGNASSAVQVVVHSDDKPLDDPAMQQVLGEATSILKADARIGEVIPPQPGMTISPDAHTGILVAGANANTDEMVRAVDDLGGDLTALSGDGIDVYPTGASALWSDFNKANHEAMIKAEMMSWPVTLGIMVLAFGSLVAAGLPLLLTLAGLVASAGALVLLNEITPISVWAMNFAMMFALALGIDYALFLVVRFREALRAKADARLAVAETMDTAGKAVLLSGLTVLVSLSAVLLVPAPAVRTMAVGIMLAVVFVLAATLTLLPAVLAKLGRKVNAGSLPYAKKQQTQNDGSPLFAKWGRLLDRRPWPFAVGAVAILIGLAIPLGGLEVAMPSIQVVPEDAPVRQGYELVQEQMGIGAPGALQIVVPASDAPAAAEAAAAVDGVAAVTPAMPAMDGSDLMMMQALPTVDPSDPALGGTLDQLRAELPDSALVGGAPAENLDLQQALNDYLPLVIGVILALGFLLLLVALQAPLVSLIGTVVSLLSTAAAFGVSKLIFQDGHLSGLLGFEPQGFLDGWGPVFFFAMIFAIAMDYTVFLLSTVKEQYEKTGDARRAQIGGMAHSGRVIFAAAAVMVGVFFSFALAEPLPPKEMGILLGVAVLLDAVLIRLVLLPVLLRLTGNAAWWSPRWLRRALPNITFSHG; from the coding sequence ATGACCACCACCGGACAGCAACGAGAAACTGCGAAGTCCCCGCCGCCCTCCAGCGAGTCAGTCGGCGGACCGCTCGCACGACTCGGCGCCGCGATGGCCGGCAACTTCAAATGGGTGATCACCGCCTGGCTGGTGCTCGTCGTCGCCCTCGGCGCCGCGGCACCGTCGGTGTTCAACTCGCTGGCCGGCGCCGGTTGGCAGGCCAACGGCTCCGAGTCGGTGCAGGTCCGCGAACTCGCGCAGGAACACTTCGGCGGCAACGCGTCGTCCGCGGTCCAGGTCGTCGTCCACTCCGACGACAAGCCGCTCGACGATCCCGCGATGCAGCAGGTGCTGGGCGAGGCCACGTCGATCCTGAAGGCCGACGCCCGCATCGGCGAGGTGATCCCGCCGCAGCCCGGCATGACCATCAGCCCCGACGCCCACACCGGAATCCTGGTGGCCGGCGCGAACGCGAACACCGACGAGATGGTGCGCGCGGTCGACGACCTGGGTGGTGACCTGACGGCCCTGTCCGGCGACGGCATCGATGTCTACCCGACCGGCGCGTCGGCGCTGTGGAGCGACTTCAACAAGGCCAACCACGAGGCGATGATCAAGGCCGAGATGATGTCGTGGCCGGTCACGCTCGGCATCATGGTGCTCGCGTTCGGCTCCCTCGTCGCGGCCGGTCTGCCGCTGCTGCTGACCCTCGCGGGACTCGTCGCGTCGGCCGGTGCGCTGGTGCTGCTCAACGAGATCACGCCGATCTCGGTGTGGGCCATGAACTTCGCGATGATGTTCGCCCTCGCCCTCGGCATCGACTACGCACTGTTCCTGGTGGTCCGCTTCCGGGAGGCGCTGCGCGCCAAGGCCGACGCGCGGCTCGCCGTCGCGGAGACGATGGACACTGCCGGCAAGGCCGTGCTGCTGTCCGGGCTGACCGTGCTGGTGAGTCTGTCGGCGGTGCTGCTGGTGCCCGCACCGGCGGTGCGGACGATGGCGGTCGGCATCATGCTCGCGGTCGTGTTCGTCCTCGCCGCGACGCTGACGCTGCTGCCCGCGGTCCTGGCCAAGCTGGGCCGCAAGGTCAACGCCGGTTCGCTGCCGTACGCCAAGAAGCAGCAGACCCAGAATGACGGCTCGCCGCTGTTCGCGAAGTGGGGACGACTGCTGGACCGGCGCCCGTGGCCGTTCGCGGTCGGTGCCGTCGCGATCCTGATCGGACTCGCGATTCCGCTGGGTGGGCTCGAGGTCGCGATGCCGTCGATCCAGGTGGTGCCCGAGGACGCCCCCGTCCGTCAGGGCTACGAACTGGTGCAGGAACAGATGGGCATCGGCGCACCGGGTGCGCTGCAGATCGTCGTGCCCGCGTCCGACGCCCCGGCAGCCGCCGAAGCGGCCGCGGCCGTCGACGGTGTCGCCGCGGTGACACCCGCGATGCCCGCGATGGACGGCTCCGACCTGATGATGATGCAGGCGCTGCCGACAGTGGATCCGTCCGATCCCGCGCTCGGCGGAACGCTCGACCAGCTCCGTGCCGAGCTGCCCGACAGCGCTCTCGTCGGCGGTGCGCCGGCGGAGAACCTGGACCTGCAGCAGGCGCTCAACGACTACCTGCCGCTGGTGATCGGCGTGATCCTGGCGCTCGGCTTCCTGCTGCTGCTGGTCGCGCTGCAGGCCCCGCTGGTGTCGCTGATCGGCACCGTGGTGAGCCTGCTCTCGACTGCCGCCGCGTTCGGTGTCTCGAAGCTGATCTTCCAGGACGGCCACCTGTCCGGGCTGCTCGGTTTCGAACCGCAGGGCTTCCTCGACGGCTGGGGTCCGGTGTTCTTCTTCGCGATGATCTTCGCGATCGCGATGGACTACACGGTGTTCCTGCTGTCGACGGTCAAGGAACAGTACGAGAAGACCGGTGACGCCCGTCGCGCCCAGATCGGGGGCATGGCGCACTCGGGCCGGGTCATCTTCGCGGCGGCCGCCGTCATGGTGGGCGTGTTCTTCAGCTTCGCGCTGGCCGAGCCGCTGCCGCCGAAGGAGATGGGCATCCTGCTCGGTGTCGCGGTGCTGCTCGACGCGGTGCTGATCCGCCTGGTGCTGCTGCCGGTGCTGCTGCGCCTGACCGGCAACGCCGCCTGGTGGTCCCCGCGCTGGCTGCGCCGGGCGCTGCCGAACATCACGTTCTCGCACGGGTGA